Proteins from one Hydrogenophaga sp. SL48 genomic window:
- the coq7 gene encoding 2-polyprenyl-3-methyl-6-methoxy-1,4-benzoquinone monooxygenase: MDTLLNAADSALRTLFAQPRASRVCATLPEHATTPLSAEDRKLSGALMRVNHVGEVCAQALYTAQALAARQRRAGSLRSREALAQQLEAAGREESDHLAWTRERLGELGSHPSLLNPLWYAGAFGMGLLAGRFGPAVSLGFVVETERQVEAHLANHMDRLPKGDLASRAIVSQMKADEARHAREAQHAGATELPAPVKGLMKLAARVMTTVAHRI; this comes from the coding sequence ATGGACACGCTGTTGAACGCCGCAGATTCGGCTCTGCGCACCCTTTTCGCTCAGCCACGCGCTTCCCGCGTTTGTGCCACATTGCCTGAACACGCCACAACGCCACTGTCCGCTGAGGACCGCAAGTTGTCTGGCGCGCTCATGCGGGTGAATCATGTCGGTGAAGTTTGTGCACAGGCGCTCTACACGGCCCAGGCTTTGGCCGCCCGTCAACGCCGCGCTGGATCGTTGCGAAGCAGGGAAGCACTGGCGCAACAGCTCGAAGCCGCTGGCCGAGAGGAATCCGACCACCTGGCCTGGACCAGAGAGCGTCTTGGTGAATTGGGCTCGCACCCTTCACTGCTGAATCCGCTTTGGTACGCCGGTGCTTTCGGCATGGGATTGTTGGCAGGTCGATTCGGCCCGGCCGTGAGTTTGGGTTTTGTGGTGGAAACAGAGCGGCAGGTGGAGGCCCATTTGGCCAACCACATGGATCGGTTGCCCAAAGGCGATCTGGCGTCCCGAGCCATCGTTTCACAGATGAAAGCCGATGAAGCACGTCACGCGCGCGAAGCGCAACATGCCGGCGCAACCGAACTGCCCGCACCCGTCAAAGGACTGATGAAACTGGCTGCCCGCGTGATGACCACGGTGGCTCACCGCATCTGA
- a CDS encoding OsmC family protein, whose translation MECTVTWTGGAGTRSHMGFVAETGSGHVLTMDGAPDASKPENGGANLAARPMETVLAGTGGCTAYDVVLILKRGRHKVQGCSVKLTTERADTDPKVFTKIHMQFTVTGKGIPPAAVERAIAMSHDKYCSASIMLGKTAEITTGFEVIEA comes from the coding sequence ATGGAATGCACAGTGACCTGGACCGGCGGTGCCGGCACCCGCTCCCACATGGGTTTTGTCGCCGAGACCGGCAGCGGCCACGTGCTGACCATGGACGGTGCTCCGGACGCCAGCAAACCTGAGAACGGTGGCGCCAACCTCGCGGCTCGGCCCATGGAAACCGTGCTTGCCGGCACCGGCGGGTGCACCGCCTACGACGTGGTGTTGATTCTCAAGCGTGGACGGCACAAGGTGCAGGGATGCAGCGTCAAGCTCACCACCGAGCGAGCGGACACCGACCCCAAGGTCTTCACCAAGATTCACATGCAGTTCACCGTGACAGGCAAAGGCATTCCACCCGCAGCGGTGGAGCGGGCCATCGCCATGAGCCACGACAAGTACTGCTCAGCCAGCATCATGTTGGGAAAAACCGCCGAGATCACGACCGGGTTCGAGGTGATCGAGGCCTGA
- a CDS encoding porin gives MKKTLIALAAVAATGAAFAQSSVTIYGKVNVSLEKSSLGTKNNEASLDDIHGSRLGFRGAEDLGGGLQAKFHIEHRFRPDTGADATFNPGGTNPTTGVVTPASSTMWNGLSTVGLAGSFGEVRLGRYYSALFLGANNKPDPFGGDGAGALRGIGMQTTTLPGYIRTANVIHYSGSFSGVNVAFSTGLKEGAAKAQNSVAVGYANGPLDVGVGSEKGVPGTLTNAYATYDLGVAKLAFGLGNAKTAAGVKTEGLLFGATIPAGPGKVQVGLARAKNKNSGVVTNQKLGLGYIYPLSKRTALETTYGRDSKAVSAVTGKKQSGFDLTVHHNF, from the coding sequence ATGAAAAAGACCCTGATTGCTCTGGCTGCCGTGGCCGCCACCGGCGCCGCCTTCGCGCAGTCTTCCGTGACCATCTATGGCAAAGTGAACGTCAGCCTGGAAAAGTCCAGCTTGGGTACTAAGAACAACGAAGCTTCCTTGGACGACATTCACGGCAGCCGTCTGGGTTTCCGCGGTGCAGAAGACCTCGGTGGCGGTCTGCAGGCCAAGTTCCACATTGAGCACCGCTTCCGTCCTGACACCGGTGCAGACGCCACGTTCAACCCTGGTGGCACCAACCCGACGACCGGCGTTGTGACCCCGGCCTCGTCCACGATGTGGAACGGGCTGTCGACCGTTGGTCTGGCTGGTTCTTTCGGTGAAGTTCGCCTGGGCCGTTACTACAGCGCCCTGTTCTTGGGTGCCAACAACAAGCCCGATCCGTTCGGCGGCGACGGCGCTGGCGCTCTGCGTGGCATCGGCATGCAAACCACCACCTTGCCGGGGTACATCCGCACTGCCAACGTCATCCATTACAGCGGCAGCTTCAGCGGCGTGAACGTGGCTTTCTCCACCGGCCTGAAAGAAGGTGCAGCCAAGGCTCAAAACAGCGTTGCTGTTGGTTATGCCAACGGTCCTCTGGACGTGGGTGTTGGTTCCGAAAAGGGCGTTCCTGGCACGCTGACCAACGCCTACGCAACCTATGATCTGGGCGTGGCGAAGCTGGCCTTCGGTCTGGGCAATGCAAAGACCGCAGCTGGTGTGAAGACCGAGGGTCTGCTCTTCGGCGCCACGATCCCTGCTGGTCCTGGCAAGGTGCAAGTCGGCTTGGCCCGTGCCAAGAACAAGAATTCGGGCGTGGTGACCAACCAGAAGCTGGGTCTGGGCTACATCTACCCTCTGAGCAAGCGTACCGCCCTGGAAACCACCTACGGTCGTGACAGCAAGGCCGTCAGCGCCGTCACGGGCAAGAAGCAGTCCGGCTTCGACCTGACCGTTCACCACAACTTCTGA
- a CDS encoding porin produces MKKSLIALAVLASVAGVAQAQSSVSVYGVVDAVLHKDKGVPAKLTSGGVSGSRLGFKGTEDLGGGLKANFLLEHGFNVDTGTQRTAGSSFDRQAYVGLGGGFGEVKLGKMWSAYDDISGATNPVFDSVLSVENSIWASTGYVSNPSNGIYYASPSFGGVSGALSTNLKEGSGNQSNAFHVKYEGGPVYAGVAYQVDKTAGGDTKFTRVNGSYDLGVAKLLAGYGNVKAGSAKTTDLSFGADIPLGSSLTLSTGYASSKLDGAERASGLSLGVAYSLSKRTTVYGGFLDTKNAGPDTRYGFGLKHTF; encoded by the coding sequence ATGAAAAAATCTCTGATTGCTCTTGCCGTTCTGGCTTCGGTGGCCGGTGTGGCCCAAGCCCAATCCTCTGTCAGCGTGTACGGTGTCGTTGACGCCGTTCTGCACAAAGACAAGGGCGTTCCCGCCAAGCTGACTTCGGGTGGCGTGAGCGGAAGCCGTCTGGGCTTCAAGGGCACGGAAGATCTGGGTGGCGGCCTGAAGGCCAACTTCCTGTTGGAGCATGGCTTCAACGTGGACACGGGCACCCAGCGCACCGCTGGTTCTTCTTTCGACCGTCAAGCCTACGTGGGCCTCGGTGGTGGTTTCGGTGAAGTGAAGCTGGGCAAGATGTGGTCTGCCTACGACGACATTTCTGGCGCCACCAACCCCGTGTTTGACTCGGTGTTGTCGGTTGAGAACAGCATCTGGGCCAGCACCGGCTACGTGAGCAACCCTTCGAACGGCATCTACTACGCATCGCCCTCTTTCGGTGGTGTGAGCGGCGCGTTGAGCACGAACCTGAAAGAAGGCTCGGGCAACCAGTCCAATGCTTTCCACGTCAAGTACGAAGGCGGCCCGGTTTACGCTGGTGTGGCTTACCAAGTCGACAAGACCGCTGGTGGCGACACCAAGTTCACCCGCGTGAACGGTTCCTACGATCTGGGTGTTGCCAAGCTGCTGGCTGGTTACGGTAACGTCAAGGCCGGTAGCGCCAAGACCACCGACCTGTCCTTCGGTGCCGACATTCCTCTGGGCTCCAGCCTGACGCTGTCGACTGGCTATGCCTCCTCGAAGCTTGACGGTGCTGAGCGCGCTTCCGGCCTGAGCCTGGGCGTTGCTTACTCCCTGTCCAAGCGCACCACCGTGTACGGCGGTTTCCTGGACACGAAGAACGCTGGCCCTGACACCCGTTACGGCTTCGGTCTGAAGCACACGTTCTGA
- a CDS encoding DUF3047 domain-containing protein produces the protein MNLRVWLLLICAVVLASCGGLMPAESSGHHTADADPREGGPYDNAAWKLAVESLLQTPPGGDSWQPMYLPGKRFAGFESTERQGRPSLSVKSDRSVSILRQRFAPSLTEFGQLAFSWKVDALPEGANLGEAEHADAAVRILLAFDGDRSKWSARNHRLSEMSRLMTGEELPYATLAYVWSNQGEPGSVIVNPRTDRIRKLVVESGAGQLGHWRDYQRDVRADFIMAFGEEPGPLVAVALMTDTDNTRSSLRAWYGPLTLEPR, from the coding sequence ATGAATTTGAGAGTGTGGTTGCTGCTGATCTGTGCGGTGGTGTTGGCTTCTTGCGGCGGATTGATGCCTGCAGAGAGCTCCGGGCACCACACTGCTGATGCGGATCCGAGGGAGGGAGGCCCATATGACAATGCAGCTTGGAAGCTTGCGGTGGAGTCGCTTCTCCAAACGCCACCGGGCGGAGACAGCTGGCAGCCGATGTACCTGCCGGGCAAGCGTTTTGCAGGTTTCGAGAGTACCGAGCGGCAGGGACGGCCTTCCTTGTCGGTGAAGTCGGATCGATCGGTCAGCATCCTGCGACAGCGGTTTGCGCCCTCTCTGACCGAGTTCGGACAACTGGCTTTTTCTTGGAAGGTGGATGCCTTGCCCGAAGGTGCCAATCTGGGCGAGGCCGAGCACGCGGACGCTGCGGTGCGGATCCTCCTGGCCTTCGACGGCGATCGCAGCAAGTGGTCGGCTCGCAATCACCGTCTTTCTGAGATGAGCCGCTTGATGACGGGTGAAGAACTGCCCTACGCGACACTGGCGTATGTGTGGAGCAACCAAGGCGAACCCGGCTCGGTGATCGTCAATCCGCGCACCGACCGGATCCGAAAACTGGTGGTGGAGAGTGGCGCAGGTCAGCTCGGACATTGGCGCGATTACCAGCGCGATGTGCGTGCCGACTTCATCATGGCGTTTGGAGAAGAACCGGGTCCTTTGGTGGCGGTGGCGCTCATGACGGACACCGACAACACACGGAGCAGCCTGCGCGCCTGGTATGGCCCGCTGACGCTGGAGCCTCGATGA
- a CDS encoding ComEA family DNA-binding protein, giving the protein MGEAIKPVFWENFHAAAMVFAADGRSRAMTEFINSGGTFMIKKLLSALLAVFAAGAFAAVDVNTASPADLDSVKGIGPGTSSKLLEVRKAGKFKDWSDLIERMPGIGEKRAAKLSSEGLTVNGEAFKPVVSTKAAAPMEKSLKPAAAPTPKQ; this is encoded by the coding sequence ATGGGGGAAGCCATCAAGCCCGTCTTTTGGGAGAATTTTCACGCGGCAGCGATGGTCTTTGCCGCAGACGGTCGCTCAAGGGCAATGACCGAATTCATCAATTCAGGAGGAACTTTCATGATCAAAAAATTGCTGTCTGCTTTGTTGGCTGTGTTCGCTGCCGGGGCATTCGCTGCCGTCGATGTCAATACCGCCAGTCCGGCCGACCTCGATAGCGTCAAAGGCATTGGTCCCGGCACTTCCAGCAAGTTGCTGGAAGTGCGCAAAGCGGGCAAGTTCAAGGACTGGTCGGACCTGATCGAGCGCATGCCAGGCATCGGGGAAAAGCGTGCAGCCAAACTGTCTTCCGAGGGACTGACGGTCAACGGTGAGGCCTTCAAACCAGTGGTCTCCACCAAGGCAGCAGCGCCCATGGAGAAATCCCTCAAACCCGCCGCAGCACCGACACCCAAACAGTAA
- a CDS encoding ABC transporter permease gives MFPFILRRLAQAVLVMICVALLAFMLFQHVGDPVVFLLGQDATPDQIRALRADLGLDQPFVVQFWHFLVNAAQGEFGISLRQGAKVSRLIAERLPATLELAFVAAALALALGIPMGVYAALRRGSVMSQMLMMLSLLGVSLPTFLIGILLILVFSVNLGWFPSFGRGDVVQVGWWSTSLLSAQGWHHIVLPAATLAIFQLTLIMRLVRAEMLEVLRTDYIKFARARGLSNRAVHFGHALKNTLVPVMTITGLQLGGLIAFAIITETVFQWPGMGLLFIQAVTFADIPVMAAYLCLIALIFVVINLVVDLLYFVVDPRLRIDKTGAHV, from the coding sequence ATGTTTCCCTTCATTCTCAGGCGCCTGGCCCAGGCTGTGCTGGTCATGATCTGTGTGGCCTTGCTGGCCTTCATGCTGTTTCAGCATGTGGGCGATCCGGTGGTGTTCCTGCTGGGACAAGATGCCACGCCCGACCAGATCCGCGCGCTGCGCGCCGATCTGGGCCTGGATCAGCCGTTTGTGGTCCAGTTCTGGCACTTCCTCGTCAACGCCGCGCAAGGCGAGTTTGGCATCAGCCTGCGCCAGGGTGCCAAGGTGTCTCGCCTGATCGCAGAGCGCCTGCCCGCCACGCTGGAGCTGGCCTTTGTGGCGGCGGCGCTGGCGCTGGCATTGGGCATCCCCATGGGGGTGTACGCGGCCCTCAGGCGCGGCAGCGTGATGAGCCAAATGCTCATGATGCTCTCGCTGCTGGGTGTGTCGCTGCCCACTTTCCTGATCGGCATTCTCTTGATCCTGGTCTTCTCGGTGAACCTGGGCTGGTTTCCCAGCTTTGGCCGTGGTGACGTGGTGCAGGTGGGCTGGTGGAGCACCAGTCTGTTGTCGGCGCAGGGCTGGCATCACATCGTCTTGCCTGCGGCGACCCTGGCGATCTTCCAGCTCACGCTGATCATGCGACTCGTGCGCGCCGAAATGCTGGAGGTGCTTCGCACCGACTACATCAAGTTCGCGCGCGCCCGCGGGTTGAGCAACCGCGCGGTGCATTTCGGCCATGCGCTCAAGAACACCCTGGTGCCGGTGATGACGATCACCGGTCTGCAGCTCGGAGGCCTGATCGCCTTCGCCATCATCACGGAAACGGTGTTCCAGTGGCCCGGCATGGGGCTGCTGTTCATCCAGGCCGTGACGTTTGCCGACATACCCGTGATGGCGGCCTACCTGTGCCTGATCGCCCTGATCTTCGTGGTGATCAACCTGGTCGTGGATCTGCTGTATTTCGTGGTCGATCCCCGCTTGCGCATCGATAAAACCGGGGCTCACGTATGA